In the genome of Nitrospirota bacterium, the window AGAAAGATCCGCTTCCCCCGCGACTTGAACGACGCCACCTGAAAGATGACCGAGATCGCCTCGATCACGAACACCCCGCCGACCAGCAGGAGCAGCAGCTCATGCTTGCTCACGACCGCCACGGTCCCAAGCGCCGCCCCGAGGGGCAAGGAACCCACATCCCCCATAAATACGGAGGCCGGGTAGGTATTGAACCAGAGGAAGCCCAGGCTGGCGCCAAAAATTGCGGCAGTGAAGACCGCCAGTTCCCCGGCGCCCTCGATGTAGGGAATCAGCAAATATTCCGACGTAATCTTGTTGCCGACCACGTAGGCGACAATCGTATAGGCCAGGGACGCGATCATGATCGGGCCGACCGCGAGCCCGTCCAGTCCGTCGGTCAGATTCACGGCATTGGAGGCCCCCACGATAACCAGGACGGCGAACGGGATATAGAGGAGGCCCAAGTCGGGCGTGAAGTTCTTGAAGAACGGCACGCTGAGTTGGGTGGAGTAGCCGGGCAGGAAATAGAAGACCAAGCCGATGCTGAGCGCCACGAGCCCCTGCGCCAGAATTTTCTGCGTGGCCGAGAGTCCCTTGGAGCGGCCCCGCACGAACTTGAGATAGTCGTCGGCAAACCCCACGGCCCCGAATCCCAACGTGGCCAGCACGACCAGCCAGACATAGCGATTGGTGATGTCCGCCCACAGGAACGTGGCCAGCACCACCGCGAAGAGGATCAGCAGCCCGCCCATCGTCGGCGTGCCCGACTTCGAGAGATGCGTGCTGGGCCCGTCCTCCCGCACCTGCTGGCCCATCCGGATCTCCTGCAATTTCCGAATCAGCGGGGGGGCCAGCACGAAGGCGACGAGGAAGGCCGTGACCGCCGCATAGATGATTCGGAAGCTCAGATACCGGAAGACGTTCAGGAACGAAAACTCGGTGTGCAACGGATAGAGCCACAGATACAGCATGCGTCAGTTCCAGGTAAAACGATAAACGATGAGTGATGAATGATGAACGGAGAACGGATGTCGCCTCAGTTCATCATTCATCAATCACCCTTCATCAATGTTTCGACGACCCGTTCCATCGTCATCCCGCGCGAGCCCTTGACCAGTACCACGTCCCCCGCCCGCGCCAGCTCCTTGCAGAGGTCCGCGGCGGCAGACGAATCGGCCACCGTATGAATCCGCCCGGCTTCCATACCGGCCGAACGAGCGCCTGCCGCCAGGTTCCGCGCCAACGGCCCGCAGGCGATGAGCTGCGTAATGCCCCGGGACGCCAGATGGACACCGACATCCCGATGCAGGGCCGGCGACTCGGGGCCCAGTTCCAGCATGTCGCCCAGCGCCGCAATCGTCCCGCCTCCGCCGGCCAGTTCGGCCAGCAGTGTCAGGGCCGCCTTCATGGAGGCCGGATTGGCGTTGTAGCAATCGTTGATGATCGTGATCCCGCGGCAGACCGTCACCTGCGAACGCATCTCGGCTGGCCTGAAATGCCCCAGCCCGCGCGCAATCGCCGCGCCGCTCATGCCCAGGGCGTGCCCCACAGCCGCAGCCGCCAGGGCGTTGGAGAGGTTGTGGACGCCATGCGCCGCCAACTGGACCTTCGTGCCGCGCGCCCGGTCCGGGAGGATGAGGCTGAACGTCGTGCCCCGGCTGAGATCCATCGTCACATCGGCGGCGCGAATCAGCGCGCGCGAAGACTGGCCGAACGGCAGGACGCGGCAGCGCGCCCGCGAGGCCAGGTAGTCGAAATAGGCATCGTCCGCGTTCAGCACCGCCGTTCCGTCTTCCGGAATCCAGTCCAGCAGTTCGGCCTTGGCATGGGCGGAGTCGTCCAGGCTGCCGAAGAATTCCAAATGGTCCGGGCCGATATTGGTGATCAGGCCGATCGTCGGATGGGCGATCTCGCACAGGCGCGTCGTCTGCCCCTTCCGGTCCACGCCCATCTCCACCACGGCCGCGTCATGGCGCTGGGTCAGACGCAACAAGGTCTGCGGCACCCCGATCCGGTTGTTGAAATTCCCTTCCGTTTTGAGCACCGATCCCCGCTCGGCCAGAACGGAGGCCGTCATCTCTTTGCAGGTGGTCTTGCCGTTGCTCCCGGTCACCGCGACCAACGGCATCGAAAATCGCTGGCGATGGTGCGCGGCCAACTGCTGATACGCGAGCACGGCATCGGGCACGCCGAAGATCGGCTTGGTCGCCGTCTTGCCCCAAGACTGGCCCTGGATGAGGGCGCCGGCCGCCCCCTTCCGGATCGCGGCCTCCACGAACTCCCGGCCGTTGAAGCGCTCCCCCGGCAGGCCCACGAACAGATCGCCGCGCCGGATCTGGCGCGAATCCGTGCAGAGACGGCGGAACCCGCTGCGCGCGAGTCGACCGGCGCCGGAAGCCAGCACCCGCGCCCCAGTCACCTCGAGGATCTCTTCCACCGTAAACAGCGGCATGACATCCCACGGATATGGCTGGCCGGGCCTCAGCGCCGGTTGTTCAGCGATGGACCCTGTGACCGCCCCCATGGCTCCCTTTCATCGCTTCGCGGTAGCGCTCCTCCACCCGCTCCAGCGCCGCCCCGATAGTCTCGCCCGGATGGACGGCGAACGTCGTCCCCGTTTCCGGATCATTGCAGAGGATGTATGAGCCCCCTTGCTGTCTCGTCTGGACGCCCAAGACCGTGATGCCTTGCATTCGTTGGATATCCGTCACGGCTCCTCCTCAGTTAGGATGTTGAAAAAGTCCGCCAGCTTTGCTCTCGCATCGCTGGACGGCCTCTTTGAACATCCTGTTAGGCGCGGCTCCGCTTGCGCAACGCCTCTCGCGCCACTTCGCGATCGTCGAAATGCAGCTTCTGGCTGCCGATGATCTGGTAATCCTCGTGACCCTTTCCGGCGATCAGGACCGTATCTCCCGTCCGCGCCTCGCGGATGGCCGCCTCGATGGCCTGGCGTCGGTCGGCGATCACCCGGTACTGCGCGCGCGCCGGCGCGGCTGCCAGGGCCTCCTTCACGCCCACCTCGACTTCGCGCAAGATCGCCGCGGGATCCTCGCTGCGCGGATTGTCGGAGGTCAGCACCACGACGTCGCTCTGCTCCGCCGCCACACGCCCCATCTTCGGCCGCTTGCCACGATCTCGGTCCCCGCCGCAGCCGAACAGGGTGATGACCCGGCCCGTCTTGAGACGGTTGGCCGCGGCCAGCAGACGCATCAGCGCATCCTCGGTATGGGCATAGTCCACCACGACGGTGAAATCCTGGCCCGCCTCGACGCGTTCGAAGCGTCCCGGCACGTTCTCGACCGACGCCAACCCGGCGCGGATCTGTTCCTG includes:
- a CDS encoding phospho-N-acetylmuramoyl-pentapeptide-transferase; translated protein: MLYLWLYPLHTEFSFLNVFRYLSFRIIYAAVTAFLVAFVLAPPLIRKLQEIRMGQQVREDGPSTHLSKSGTPTMGGLLILFAVVLATFLWADITNRYVWLVVLATLGFGAVGFADDYLKFVRGRSKGLSATQKILAQGLVALSIGLVFYFLPGYSTQLSVPFFKNFTPDLGLLYIPFAVLVIVGASNAVNLTDGLDGLAVGPIMIASLAYTIVAYVVGNKITSEYLLIPYIEGAGELAVFTAAIFGASLGFLWFNTYPASVFMGDVGSLPLGAALGTVAVVSKHELLLLLVGGVFVIEAISVIFQVASFKSRGKRIFLMAPIHHHFEMKGWEEPKVVVRLWIVAILLALLSLSTLKLR
- the murF gene encoding UDP-N-acetylmuramoyl-tripeptide--D-alanyl-D-alanine ligase, with product MGAVTGSIAEQPALRPGQPYPWDVMPLFTVEEILEVTGARVLASGAGRLARSGFRRLCTDSRQIRRGDLFVGLPGERFNGREFVEAAIRKGAAGALIQGQSWGKTATKPIFGVPDAVLAYQQLAAHHRQRFSMPLVAVTGSNGKTTCKEMTASVLAERGSVLKTEGNFNNRIGVPQTLLRLTQRHDAAVVEMGVDRKGQTTRLCEIAHPTIGLITNIGPDHLEFFGSLDDSAHAKAELLDWIPEDGTAVLNADDAYFDYLASRARCRVLPFGQSSRALIRAADVTMDLSRGTTFSLILPDRARGTKVQLAAHGVHNLSNALAAAAVGHALGMSGAAIARGLGHFRPAEMRSQVTVCRGITIINDCYNANPASMKAALTLLAELAGGGGTIAALGDMLELGPESPALHRDVGVHLASRGITQLIACGPLARNLAAGARSAGMEAGRIHTVADSSAAADLCKELARAGDVVLVKGSRGMTMERVVETLMKGD